tctactgctgcctcgtgtggtcactttatatcactgtttgaaatcctttgttcagatttaaaatgctgaagtgacaaaataagacatttaaacttagtgatggaggcagcagtggatcaacatctcctgtgtcactgctgtgttaaaatcactgattttctctatgggctttggtgtgggagagtgagtgtttacaaacatctgtctaacagtgagataaagacgcgaaCGTGTTCTTGAGACGTCGTAGACTCCCTGACGGCCATGTTTTGTGTCTCACCACATTCAACAACACTTCAAAAACTTTAACTatcccttttttaaaatgtacatgaatGTGACTTCAATTGCCACTAAAACCaatttttttacttctttctgCAGCAAGCAAGGATTTGGCACAGACTTCCTATTTCATGGCTACCAACAGGTTATTATCCTGTTCCCATTCCTGCACTGTAATGGCACACTATAGCTTCCTGTCCTGCAGGGTCACCCTTCCTGTGTCCAACGCCCTGTTTGCACCCGGGTCCTGGGAaccccctccctctgtgtgtgtgtgtgtgtgtgtgcggcgcgcgtgtttgtgtgcgtgtgtgtgtgtgcgtgtgtgtgtgtgtgtgtgtggtggggggggtggCAGTACCGGCCCGGCTGCAGTGTGCGGTGTATTGTACAAGGGCTCAGTGTTGGCACACAGAGGGAGTGTAGTGGTGCTGTCTACCTCTCACGGTTGTTTGGTACGGAGTGCATATGtctaaaaacactcaaatggtAGCCTGAATATAGATTGCCACTAAAGATTCTTAAACTTATAGAGCTTTTTGGTAAGTATAGTTTTACAGTTCTTTTataaaaaattacatttttgcacTCCCCACACCCCAGAAGATCTAACAGTGACTCAGCAAACTGAGAATGAATTTAGTggaggattttctttttaaatgaatatttcattaaCACTTTGTCGTttatagcattttttttctaaagctaCCGTGAATTtaggcaaaaacaaaactcctACAAAACCTCCAGACCAGGCCACGCCACACAAATGTACCTGTTTAGCTTTGAGGCTGATGACTGTACTTGAATTAGAGAAAACGGTGTAGTAAACGTAAACGTGAAGAGTTAAAAGgttgttttgtctgtgctgtgttttcttgtctccTGCAGTTTGCACCTCACCACCTTCTGCCTGCAGTACAGACCCACAGTGGTGGCGTGTGTCTGCATCCATCTGGCCTGTAAGTGGTCCAACTGGGAGATTCCTGTGTCCACAGATGGCAAACACTGGTGGGAGTACGTGGACGGCACGGTgacgctgcagctgctggacgGTGAGAGAATCCTGAGctgtaaaaaagacaaaagcatgCATCATATCGtctgacacattatcaacattgATCTTACTGCATGTATCATGGCTGCCAGCGAGGAAAAACTGTTTATAGCCACATTACGAAAGACTCACCGAATAAAATCTATGCCGGATTAAGTCtatgatgtcttaagaacatgtttcacgtcttcatctcattacatgtcattttacctCATCTCAccgttagacagacttttccaacaggaaactgaagtttgtaaaccactcactcttccacatcaaacctcatagagaaaatcagtgattttaggtCACAGGgacccaggagctgctgggctactgctgcctcgtgtggtcactttgtgtcactaaatgCTGAATtcacaaagtaacacatttaaacttgctgattgaggcagcagtggatcatgatgttaaaatcactggttttctctgaggtttggtgtgggagagtgagtggttaatAAAGCAACAAATCACCAGTCACAAAAGGTTGTTTAATGTTGAGGTAAAGCGACAAACATATTCTGAGGATGTCACACTCATTttcaaacatcacacacacacacacgcacgcacgcacgggCTTCAGATTGTTATTGCTGCTTCAAATATGCAGCACATTAATTACACTGACATTTAGTGGTGAAAGCATGTCAGTCTAATGAATGAGCCGATTGTTTCTAAGCAGCAATGAAGACCGCACTTTAAAAACctgaattaacatttaaatgatatcatggataataaaaatgaatggatCTCACCTAACACGAGTGATGTGGCTGTTCTCAGAGCTCACGCACGAGTTTCTTCAGATCCTGGAGAAGACGCCCAGCAGACTGAAGAGGATAAGAAACTGGAGGGTATGTCATCCACACGGGTCACATGTCCACTCACGTTGACCTTTGATTGGTTGAGTCATGGAGTATTTTGTGTTTCAGGCGATTCAAGCAGCAAAGAAGCCAAAGACGGACGGCTCGGGCGTGGACAGTGCCTACCAGGGAACGTCTTTAGACGGCCTGCCCGGTGTCGCCAACTCTTTCTTCCCCTCATCAGACTCTTCGGACATGCCCTTACTGAATCACATCGCCGCCTCGTACGCCTCCTACCAGCCGCTCGGTGACCCGTTCTCCCAGCCTCCTCACTCAGACTTCACTGTGGTCAAACACGAACACAAAGCTgcgggcggcggcggcggctctggtagcaaacagcagcagcagctcggcgCCAAAGTCTCGCACAAAGTCTTGACTTTGGAAAAGTACAGGGAGAAACACGCGGTGGACGTGGCTTTGCAGAACGGTGTGAAGGAGGAGCCCGGCGCCGACATGTACACGCCTCCTCCCACTGTCTCCACGCACCACCACAAGAAACGCTCGCAGCTGCAGCAGGGCGACGGCAGGAGAGAGAAGTCCAGCTCCAAAAAGTCTCGCCTGCCTCCTTCCCTCGCCGAGAACGGCTCCGCCACGAGCGAGGAGCTCAAGATGAGAATCAAAGTGTCGTCGGATCGACGCGGCGGTTCTGAACAGGGCGGCAAGGACAAGCACAAAGAGCACGGCGGCCACCGCCACGCGAAACACGGACACTCGTATTCCCTGAGCGGGAACAGCAGAGCGACGATAGACGGCACCGCCCTGTCCATACGAGCTCCTGCCGGCCTCTGTGCGGACGGCGGCTCGTCCGGCTCGTCCCGCAAGAGGCCGCACTCTGACGCCAAcaaccatcaccaccaccaccaccaccacccgaCCAAGAGCAGCAGGAGCTCCAAAGGAAGTCACTATCCCTCAGAGGGAGGCCCGAGGATGATGGAGCACCACGGCCACGACGGAACCAACGGCGCGCTGACGGCCAACGGCCAACACACGGACTACAAAGACACTTTCGACATGCTGGACTCTTTACTAAGTGCCCAAGGAATGAGCTTGTAACCTCGGAGTCGCAGCGTGCGTCGAGAATAAAAAGGTATTATCATGTTCAAtagaattttaaaaaaggaagaggaaaaaaaagattttatttgtcttaagTTATCTGAATGATGTGTCGCCCCCCCACACCATCCCCCCtgcccgcccgcccgcccgcccgccaCCGTGTCCACACACTGATCGCCAACAATTCTCCTGGAATGCAACGCGCGCGGGGTCGTTCGCTACTAGCttgcaaacaaaaaggaacCATGAGGTGTTTCAAAGAGGGCGGCTggagttttaaaaacattttaacgcgagcgaatgatttttttttttaaacgtgcaTGTTTTCGGTCACAAAAGGGACGACATGGCTAGTGTTCGCAGCTGCTGTGACAGTTTacagttattatattattattattattattttgtatgttaAGACATTATGTTCCACTAAGAATCTCAGGTCTTGAACTTTTTTGATATGAGAACGAATCTTCCTCTGTTTgggtttgtgtctgtggagacgcAGCGAGCGTTTGTCTGCACCAGAAAAACACGGTCTgcttatttttcaaaaacaagagAAACTGAAATGTGAGATTCCATTTGCTGTCTTATTCGCTGTCTTTATTGGGAGAACTGCACCTGAACTCGCGGTGCGGACTCATTATCGAGCTACAGACGGAGTTTACGTTACATCTGCTGTGAAAGTgcatttcaaattgtttttaaaacaaaaaaaaaaaaggctaaaaatGCAAAAGGGCCTCGTGATTGTACCTCGTCAATCGCTCTTCAAATATACTACATGTGATAAGAAACTATGAAATGAAACCATGTAAATAAGGAGAATGACTGTTCCTGCGTTCAGTGTCATGAGATCTAAAGCAGACTGTACTCATCAACATAtcctggatgtgtgtgtgtgtactgggaGCCCAAATAAAGGTGTAAACGTGATTTTTACACACCTCCAGTGTCTCGTTTGAATCTCAATCAccactgttgtttgtgttgtatgaGGACAGACTCACGGTATTATTGACCTGTGTTTTCTTTAGATTGTGACGTATGCTTCTGTCTTGGTTTGGGTTCAACTGTGAGATTTTAAAGAAACCGATAATACTAATGTTCCAAAGATGTtgaaattagagctgcaactaacgagtATTTTCACAGTGtagtcatcgtttggtccataacatgttgatcagtgtcaaacatggaaatgatgttctccactgtcttgtttctgtccacaaaccaaaagggTTCCGTtttttcagaagctgaaaaatcactctttctttagaaaacactcaaaccgaataatggattatcaaaacagctgacgattcatttagtgatcgattaatGGTTTCAGCCCTATGTTACAAAATATTTGTTGGTGCATTAACAGAGAAATGAGGCTGCATTAAGGTcacaaaattaaaaagtcgTTAGCATCGTACCTGGTTCTTTTTTTAGTAcgtgctctggtgaggttccaagtgcgGACAGTGAGtggatactatgcgtgacgtggTCAGACTCagactgccgtcacaggaatcaaaccgatcTGTGCCTAACTGtggatcagttacaaagacttaactatcctaaaaacatgggtcaatctccaacaactaccagggaaatctagtctaaaatctcaatatataACAGAGGAGTTATACCACAGAGTCATGCAGCcgcgcagtgatgactccgcccacgtcgAGGAAAACCAACCTGTGCCGAGTCGAGGTGAAGCTGGGACCACAGTGGAGAAGGGCCAGTTAGCTTGTGTTAAAATGATGAAACGTTATGGTAGAAAGTGACGCTTACAGTTGAGCTGtttaaactgaatttaaaaataaaaaacagataaataactCCTTGTTTGTTGCATGAAAAGAGCAGCTGAAGCTCTCATAGACCTTTATATTCTGTCTGTTTCCACACGTCCTTTACAAAAACGTCAGTATATTCTGAAGAGAGACACTTTTTCATGCGTGTTCTTCACTGAACTTAATGCAGACAAAGGAAATTCTGGTCTAAATGAAGCACAGATTGGTTGTTTTGCTGCGTGTGTGAACTGATGGTTTCACACTAATAACCAGCGATGATCACATTAAGGAGCTCTAATAGACTTTGTTGGAATGGTAACGTTAATGGAATTAAACAGAGACATTGAGACGAGTGTAGTCCTGGTTCTTTAGTGGCATCTTTGTCTCCGctcctcctaaagaaaagagCCCCAGAGACGCTTTGACAGTGAAACCTGCCACCAGAACCTCCGGGGGATTTCAAGGTCCATCTCTGGATGCTGAACATAAATCCAGTTCCTGATAATGAAGTGGCCCCCTCAGAGCAGACGCAGCGCTTTCACAAACAATTACTTTCTAATTTTAGCCCAGAAGACAATGGGGACGTCAGTGAACACTCAACCATCTGGACTTTCTCTCGCGCTGGTGTGGGAGTGTGAGGATTTATTTTCAGCTCAAGAACAACAAGAGACCAAGACTGGATCTCATCTGAAACCAGATCCCAACAAATCCCTGAATCAAACAGATTACAGACCACACACATGGAGCCGAGGGGAGACAAGACCACATCAACAAGACCAGGACTGACATCAAGAACCAGAGAGAAGTCCAGAGTCTGAGACCAGAGAGAAGTACAGAGTctgagaccaagaccagagaGAAGTACAGAGTctgagaccaagaccagagaGAAGTACAGAGTctgagaccaagaccagagaGAAGTCCAGAGTCTGACATCAAGAACCAGAGAGAAGCCTTGTTGTCTGCTGACATGCTGATAACTGTTTGTTGCTCAATAAAACTTAATAAACTGTTTAACTCATGTGAGGAAATCTGGATAAAGTTCAGACACAAAAACCATCTTTCTCATCATGACACAACCACAGCTGTCACACTGCATCaccaccactagatggcagtattACATTTGTccttgagcagcagcagaggacaggagaggagaggagagtatCATTGTCTCTGTTTGTACAGGAATTCTTCACAAGAGCAAACAAGAAGacgcagtagcagtagcagtagcagcagcagcagcagcagcagcagcagaagaagcagcagcagaagaagcagcagaagcaacAATGCCGAGAATGACCTTGAAGAGAGGACAAAGCTGTCCATGACCAGGACTCTGGACATGATCCATGTAATGACCAGCCTGAGGAAACCATGAGACGTTTGTGTAGAAATGTTGGAGGCcagagcagagtgtgtgtgtgtgtgtgtgtgtgtgtgtgtgtgtgaatgcaaatgACGCCCTCGACACTGTGCAGGAAAAGTGGCATAATTATAAGCCATTGAAAGTCCATTGTCATTCCTGTCTGAGAGGTCTCTCTTGAAAAATCAGGAGCTGATGGAAAAGCCTCCAAGTACCTGAGATGGAGCCGCGGGGCGAGAGTGACTGCGCTGCTCTGCCATTACAACACGGCACTGCAATTATACCCAATGATTGGCAGCAGCATATATTAGCCTCTGTCCTCGTGCTGAGGTTTACCTTCTGTGTGGAAGCAGCTGCTGaggtgtgtgctttttttttccctgaacaTCCCCGGCCTCTGCAATGAGTGCGTTTACTGGCCTGGTTTATTTCTGCAAACACGTCCCCTGGTGTCCAGAACACCAGAGACTGGTGCACAGCAGCACCAGCTGtccactgaacacacacacacacacacacacacacacacacagagatgatgtGAAATGTCGTCCTCCCTGCTCGCGTCTCGTCCCTGGTCATCAATATTTCACCAGCTCCAACATTTGAACTAATTATGGTTTCACCAATGGCCTGTTTGAGCGAGGTCCTGTCACATGAAAgctgtcaggaggaggaggaggaggaggaggaggaggctgacaCCCTTAAAATGAATGGAGAGCTcctccagtcacacacacacacacacacacacacagatacagatcaTCCTGAGCATAATaacagtgattgtgttgttaCACAATATTACAGTGTAATGTTTGTAAATCTGAATTTCCTACATTTGTAATCAACTCCATAAAATAAATTCACCGGGATTAATTTAATCTGGACGTGTTTCATGGTCACGTGTGATCATATCACACAGTCCcaggcacacgcacacacacacacacacacacacacagtcacttacagagacacagagacacactctcAGGTTTTAATTATCTGCTGCTCaagtcttttcctttttaaattctCTGAAGAGCCATGATAACAGAGGAGAGCTGGAgactcctcttcttcttcttctcttcttcttctcctctgctttgTTACAtaagccccacacacacacacacacacaataactgtcaccattaataataatatcaataataataataataataaagatgtCACTGCTGGTGTTGAAACTAAATGTGTCCCAACAGGTTATGTCTTTATGTCGGTGTAAATAAAGACAGCTGCTCAAACATGTGCATGCccc
Above is a window of Solea senegalensis isolate Sse05_10M linkage group LG2, IFAPA_SoseM_1, whole genome shotgun sequence DNA encoding:
- the LOC122759408 gene encoding cyclin-T2-like, whose amino-acid sequence is MRSTNRVVTAAPLPPDANGVGLSCCGSVMAVHRGPSNKWLFSREQLDNTPSRRCGIEADKELSYRQQAANLIQDMGQRLNVSQLIINTAIVYMHRFYMIHSFSKFHRNVISQTTLFLAAKVEEQPRKLEHVIKIAHACINPQDPALDTKSNTFLQLSQELVALETIVLQTLGFEITIDHPHTDVVKCSQLVRASKDLAQTSYFMATNSLHLTTFCLQYRPTVVACVCIHLACKWSNWEIPVSTDGKHWWEYVDGTVTLQLLDELTHEFLQILEKTPSRLKRIRNWRAIQAAKKPKTDGSGVDSAYQGTSLDGLPGVANSFFPSSDSSDMPLLNHIAASYASYQPLGDPFSQPPHSDFTVVKHEHKAAGGGGGSGSKQQQQLGAKVSHKVLTLEKYREKHAVDVALQNGVKEEPGADMYTPPPTVSTHHHKKRSQLQQGDGRREKSSSKKSRLPPSLAENGSATSEELKMRIKVSSDRRGGSEQGGKDKHKEHGGHRHAKHGHSYSLSGNSRATIDGTALSIRAPAGLCADGGSSGSSRKRPHSDANNHHHHHHHHPTKSSRSSKGSHYPSEGGPRMMEHHGHDGTNGALTANGQHTDYKDTFDMLDSLLSAQGMSL